GTAGGGTTTGTGGTACCGAGGGCAAGGTGCTGTGTAGAGGGGATGTAGCGGTTGGGGTTTGTGAAGAGGGGTGTTTGGTGATGAAGATGCTGGGGAGGGGGAGGGGGAATGGATGCGAAGACGAGTAGGCGATGGAGAGGAATGGAAACTCGGCGATTGTGAATCCCGAGGACTGTTTACGGATGGCTACTGCTAACGTGATGCTATGCTGGCTGGAGTTTGGGCACCTAGCTTGGTTTGGGTATCGAGCCTAGACCGGGCCAGCCTGTGGAGGATCAGCATCGGCGTTTGGTGTTTCCCGAAGACATGGACTTACTCCAGATGGTCGTTCCCTCGTTGACCTTGGTCACGTGTACTTTGTCACCCACCTTGATCGTCTGGGACTTGGGCGCATTGGGAGCCCAGAAGGTATATCTTCCAAAGACGGAGCTCCACTTGGCGCCCTGGTCAATCCGCCTGTCCTTTGCCAGCCGCTTGAGCACCTGGCCCGACGGACCAAGCCCGGGCTTTCCCGTGTTGTAGTCGACATTGACGCTTTGGCAGCGTATGCAGTTGTGTGCCATGATCATCTCCGTCTTCTGGTTGATCTTGATCTTGCCCCAGTAGTCCTCCTGCCAGGGTTCGTTTGCGCCTTCGATGACAATGTTGGGCCGGAACTTTGTCATGTCCATCTTCTCGCCCTCGAGGCGGGCAGACACGTCGTCGAGGGACGTCTTGGAGGTGATGAGGAAGGGCGCGCAGTCGTGGAACTTGATGCGCCATGGCTCGGTTTGCCGGATGCCCATGAGCTGCTCCACATATCGGCCGAGAAAAGGTATGTTCTTCTTGAAGAAGGCGGTGAGCGGGTCTGGTGTGAGGGGTTGCATGTCTTGGAATATGACGGCCCGCTTGTTGTCGCCGACGTAGAGGAAGACAGCCTCGTAGCCGAGACACTCGCTGAACCACCGGCTGTACTTTTCACCCATGTTGAAGGCATCAGTAGCGCTGCTGAGCAGGTCCACACCGAAATGCTCGAGTTTCTCCGTATCGGGGACGAGCGGTATCCGGATTGTCCTGGCCTTATCCGCATCTCCGTATGCGCGAAAGGTGACGCGAATGGTAGCGTCGTTTGTGCCGTAGTTTTCAAACTCCTGGAGGAACTGCGACATCTCCGGAAAGCGGCCGATGTTCATGTTGGTCCAGGTTCCGTCGTCTTTTTTCTTCACCAGCATGAATGTCCCTGCGACAGTGAGCAGGTAGGGCACGGACCACAACGGGGATGCATACGGTCGTGCTCGAAGCCATACTGGGTGGCAACGGCCTCGTTGAGAGGCACTGCGCGTAGAGACTTGATCGGGTATACGTAGATCTGCGAATTGGTTTAGTAGAGTACGGTTCCGGCATGGTGAGGCAGACCTCGGATATGCGCATGGCAGTCAGGTTGTGGATCAGAGGGCTTAGGAAGCCCAGCAACTGATAGATCACGAAGGGGAAGACAACAAGGCCGGTAAGCAGCCATGCTGTGGGTATGTGATCAAGCTCTGAAGTTGGACGGTCTGCTATATTCTCCATATTGAAATGAGGTTGTTCACGAGCAAGGACGTGAAGGTGGAAAAGAGGTCGTCTTGTAACCCCACGTGCGCGCCCTCCCAAGACCCTAGCGACGAATGGAGCTCAGCACCTTGGCTGGTGAGCACTACGATAGTATCAGGCATAAGTTTAGGCGGGTCGCGCGACAGCTGGTGACCAAGCCCTCCGTATTGAAATATTTACCGTTCTGCAGGGGGCAGACGATAGAAGCAGTCAGCAGCTCAGATGCCTTCATTGGCTTGAACAGAGACTAGGCGTTCTTGCATCTTCGGTCCGCGCCCTAGACGCCGTTGCCCACTTACACTACCTGTGCCCGATACCATAAGAGCGTCTACGGTCCAGCATCCGAAGTGACGATGATGCGATGATGATTGTGAGAGCCCAGTGCTATCTATCCCTGACGGACAGTCACGATCGAGGCTTATCAAGACTGCAGCCAATCAGAGGCCCAGGTCTTTGGACATGGACGTGAACAGCTCAGCCACCTGCTCCCGCCACAGCAGCCACACAGAATGACAGCGTCTTTGCGCCGATAACTACTGTCGAGCGTCTTGGCGGCAGAGATGACGCGCAGCTCGCGATTCCCTCTTCGATCGCTGAAGACGTCCGAGAGTCTCGTTTGCCCGGCCGAGGCAAAGTCTTCTGGAAACCGGAGTGCCAAACAGAGAGTGATTGGATGGAGGCGGGTTCGCTAGCAGCGGTGGAAGGGGGTTCCTGAGCTCCTGAGGGCGAAAGCGGGTCAGCAGGGAGCCGCTGCAAGGCACAGGCGATCGGAGGCGTGCAAAGGCGAGCGGTAGGAGAAAAAGTTGGTTTTGACAGCTTCACGACGGGGCACTTGCATGCATGAAGCTGGGACCGGCGGGCTGTGGTTGGCCATGGCGGCAGAGGAGCGGTGGTAGCGCGTGGCTGTGCGAGCTCCCACCGGTGGGGCTGGCTTTGACGGCTGTGACGTCGAAAGAGGTGGGTGAATGCCCAAAGACAGTCGGGTTTCGGCTTCTTTCAACACCACGTGCGCTGTGTCTGCTGCTTTGTACTGGCTGCTGTGCGCTTGTATTCCAAGTACAAATTCCTTGAGGCACCTTGTGACACTTGTTGAGCGCTCCCAGGCGCGCGCCGAGGCCAAGATTCTCACCACCTGCCATCAGACCACGGCGACAGTCCAGCTATCGAAACAGGACCACGCCCTGAAAAACGCACGACCAACGTCTTCTGCCCAGGCCACGCAGTCTCTGAGCCTTGTCCTGCTTACGTGGAAGCCGGCATCTTCGGTCGCGCATCGCGCACACCCTCCCCTCTGCGCCTGCTCTCCAAGGCTACCCTACAAGGCTACCCTACAGGGCTACCGTCTGCGCGCGCAAAACCCACCCACCATGGCCAACACACAAATCCGCCGCAAGGACACCACCAAAGGCCCACCGCTGCGCATTCTGTCCCTAGGTAGGTATTTTGAACCCCACGGCTGCGCGCAATCGCTGACAGGGCCGCAGATGGCGGAGGCGTGCGGGGGTACTCGATGCTCATCATCCTGCAGGAACTGATGCACCGCACTTTTGTCGAGAGCGAAGGCAGGGCACCCAAGCGACACGAGATACCGAAACCATGCGAGCACTTCGACCTCATTGCGGGCACAGGCACGGGCGGGCTGATTGCCATCATGCTGGGGCGGCTGCGGATGGATGTCGAGACGTGCAAGGACGTCTACGTGCGCATGACGAGGAAGGTCTTCGAGACAGACAAGACGTTTGCTGGCATACCCTACCGATCGACGCTGTTCAAGGCCTCCAAGCTCGAGGAGGCCATCATGGAGTGCGTGCGCGAACACACCATCTACGACGACGAAGGCAACGACAACCACGACGGCCTGGCCTCCTCGGCCGACCTCGGTGCCCCCATGACGCCGGGCAGCGCCCTGCACCAAGGACGCATCCACCGAAGCGCCAGCAACGCCAGCCGGTACAGCCAGATCGGCATGGCCCCAGTCAACATGCGCGTAGCCGCCATGAAGTGGGGCAATCCTCACGCGTTGCTGTACGACAACCGTGAGGAGCGCACAAAGACGTGAGTCCGAATGAACAAACACCCACGCGTGTATGCTGACGCTGCCCAGCGCGGTCACGGCTGTCTACAAGGGCACGAAGAAGGCCGGAACCGGCCAGATCTGGCTTCGATCCTACGACTCGCGCAAAGAACCCGCCGTAGCGCCCAACGCCACCATCTGGCAAGCGGGCCGTGCAACCGCGGCGACAGCGCTCGCCTTCAAACCAATCCAGATTGGCCAGTCCGTCTTTCTAGATGAAGGATCTGGCAAGTTCAACCCAGCGCCCATGGTGCTCGACGAGGCTGTCGGCAACGAATGGCCCGGCCGCGAGATTGGCGTGTTCCTCAGCATCGGCACAGGCAAGCGGCCGGATGGGACAAGCACCCAAGAACACCTCTGGTGGGAAGGCTTCGTCTCGGGTGGCATTGGCGATTTTGCAGAGGCTCGGCGAAGACTCATCTCCAAGATCGAGGGCTGCGAGAAGACACACAAGGAGATGAAGGACCACCTTGCACGGCGCCAAGTCAACCCAGAGAACTACTACCGCCTCAACGTCAATGTGGGTGTGGGCGAATTCGGCATGAACGAGTGGAACGCTCTCTCCGAGATCAGCACAAACACACGCATGTATCTGGCCGAAAAAGACGTACAGGGCATGTCTCTCGACGCCGCTGCGAAGATTGCGCGAATCCACCGCGCAAAGTTGCGCTGGGAGCGTGCGGAAAGGGGCCAAAATCCTCTTGCAGCCGCATCTCCACCACCCAGCAAGCCGCTGCCAACGATCCCAGACCCGATTGGCTTCGCCGTCGAGCTTCCCGCTGAGGAGCTCACCCCCGAGTACATGTCGACGATGCAACAGTCCGACCTTCGCCCTGCACCCTTGCAGCCCCACCGACCGCAACACCAAGACAACGACAAGTATCTCGTGGTCTCCTCTGACGAGTTCCCACAGCCCGTGGGGAGCATCAACGACATGCCACCGCGGCATTCGGGCGAGTTGGTCTCTCCAGGGCGCACCTCAGACGAGCAGTTCTCCACCGACCGCCCCATGTCCTACGCCGGGTCGCCGAGGATAAGCTACGAGCCACCACCGCGGCCGCCGAAGACACCACTACAGGACGGCAAGGCCCCGCCGCCTCTGTCCGCACACCCAGCGTTCAGAACGTCGCCTTCCCACCGCACGTCTCCACCGCCGGGGGGTGCATTCGCGCGACCGCCGCCAGGCGCGCCGCTGCCCTACCCAGACGACGACGGGCCGCCGCCGGTGGTCAACAAGGCGAGCAAGCCAGAGTACACGCGGTAGTGCCGTGTCAACCAGGCGAGCAAGCCAGAGTACATGTGGTAGTGCCGTGTCAACAAGACGAGCAAGCCAGAGTACACGCGCTAGTGCCGTGTCAACAAGGCGAGCAACAGGGGAGAAGTGGTAAGCTGGTGTAATGACGATACGATCAACAGCTGATCTTGGCGAGGTGGCAGGACTGATGTGGCAGGTTGGAGCTGTTTTGTTTGTAACTCTAGATACCCTTTGGAATTCCGATGGCTGCATGGATCCGAGCCTTTTCATGCTGGCTCGTGTGCGAAATATACCTTGATCAAGTGAGAGTGTTGATGGGAGACTCACTCACAGTCACCTCGATTCATGTTCATGCTCATTTTCATATTCATGCTCATGTTCATGCTCATGCTCATGCTCATGTTCATGTTCATGCTCATGTTCATGCGTGCACTTTGAATACCATCCATCATCCTTCCTCCACCCTCTCCTCTGCGCTCTACGCTCTCCGTCCAAAAACCCTAAACCGCTTCACCCCGCCGTCGGGGATAATCACCAGCTTGGCGTGCGAATACGTCTGGCCCTGGACATTGGCCAGCTCGGCACGGTACTCCATCTCGACATCCGGCGCGCTCTTCTGCGGCGCCAAGACCTCGACCCACGCGCCATCGTCATGGGCGGGGTCTGCATCGAAGCGGCCGGCGAAGACCTGGACGCGCTGGGGGAAGTTGCCGCGGAAGTGCGCGGTGTCGACGACGAGGTGGTCGATCTGGCCAGAGCAGCCGAGGCGGACAATCACCCAGTCGACGTGGTCGCCGCGCGTGCGCTTCGTCTCCCAGCCGTCGCCCATGTCGTGGCCGCGGCCGGGCAGCAGCAGGTTGTCCTTTGTGCCAAAGTGCTGGTCGGAGCACGAGGTGGCGACGCCGCCGCTGACGGTCGCGCTGAGCTCGAACACGGCCGAGGCGGCCGCGGGGAACACGGGGACCGCGTGCCCGTACAGGCGGAACCGCGCGATCCCGCCGTCCGGGTACATCAGCAGGCGGACGTGGGTGTACGCCTTGTCCGTGACGGCCGGGAGCAGCCAGCCGTGGCGCTGCGAGGGTCCGCACTCCTGCTTGGCCAGCACGGGCTCCCAGGCAGCGTACGCCTCGGTCTTGACGTCCTCGTCCGAGTCGGCAAAGGTGGCCTCGACCGCGATTTCGGGCGCGTGGTTGCCGTTGAAGAAGGCCGTGTCGACTTCCACGCCCGCGACTCGCCCGCTGGCAGTCCCCAGGCGGATCACGACCCAGTCAAAGGGCGCGCTGTTGTGGCGCCGTGTCTCCCACCCGTCGTACCAGGCGCCCGAGTGCACGAAGACGCCTGGGCGCGAGATGGGCGCCGTTTTGGTGGTGAGGTTGGAGGCTGCTGCGAACCACTCGTCGCTGAAGGATACGATCTTGGAGCCCAGCGGCGCGGAGATGAGGTCTGCGTGTGTGAGTTGGCGGGCGTGGTCGTAAAAAGGGACGGCGTGGAGGGGCGACGCAATAGGATCCAACGAGGACATGTCAATGGGCAGAGCGCATACCGGTGTACTTTGACTTGAACGTCTCATCGATCTGATCCGCGGGGATGAACCTGACTGCCATGTCGAGTGGAGTGGTGTCGAGTGGAGTGGTGTCGAGTGGAGTGGTGTTGAGTGAAGTGGTGTTGAGTGGAGTGGTGTTCAGACCGCAAAATCCAAGTCTCCCAAGATCCCCTCAATCAACTCGACCTAGAACACAACGTGAGAGAGAgggaaaaagaaaaaaaaaaaaaaaaaaaaaaaaacgaATATAAAAAAAGAGCCTCGTCAACGCAGATCGAGAGAGTAGTCGTTGGAACGAGAACAAGTACAGGAGCAAGAAACCTCCTGAATCCGCGGGGTCACCCCTCGTTTATCTACCCTCTCCATCCATCCACCCCAACCCAATACCCACTCGGTAGTCATCCATCGGCGCCCGCCGCCCCCCTCCAGACACCACCTCACCCGCGAACCCCCGAAAGAGCCGAGCAaggagagggagggagggagagAGGGGAGGGATGGTTGGTTAGCTGCTGACATCCCTATTTCGACAGCTGATGGAATCGAGTAATTCCCGAGTGATGATGCGAGCCAAGAGGCGGGCGGCCGGGCGGGGACTACATGGTACGTGGTAGGGTCGGGCTGTGTAGATACGGGGTGACATGATTCTACACCTGATAGCGTGATGAGGGCTACGCTTGGCTGGGTTCGGATAGCAGCGCAGGGGTGTGATTGCGTTGCGCCGAATCACAACGTGCGTCGAATCACAACATCAAGGTTTGCGCTGCGTCGAACCACTAACATCAAGGTTTGCGTTGCAGGGACAAAGTTTTTCGTCTTCTTGGAGATGCTGGTAGTCAAGTGGTTCAAGAGACGTTTTTGCTCGAGTATCTATGCAAATGCGCAAAGTGGTCGCGGGAGCTCGCTAAAGCCATGTCTATATCCAAAATGCCGTCACGCCCCCCCCTTGTCACAAGGTCACTCTCCAACTTGGCGCTTCTGTTCTTCATACACGACACGTCTACTGGCTGTGGGACGTGACACCAAGGCGATTGGCCGTGGAGAAGCGTAGCCGCCGCGCTGCTTCGTCCTTTTACTTCTGACCCAACCTGGGTGCAAGGACCTGCAACACGCCCTCTGTTAGCTCAGTACTACCAAGAGAGCTTCCTAGCTTCACCCGTAGCTCGGGTCGTTCCACTGGCTCTCCTCGTAGTACCCGCCGTTTTTGCTGCCTCCGCTGAGATCCAGCTTGGCCATGAACTCAGGCGGTACCGTCGGGATGTACTTTCTCTCGCGCTCCCTGTTGACGCCACCAAAGCCAGCACCGTAGCTGATGAGCATATCAGTCGATGTCGGTAGTGAGAAAGGAAGCATGTAGGATGGATCCAGGAGGAGTTCGCTCGGCGCATCGTCTTCTTCCCTCTCCAGCTCTCCAGAAACACGCGATGGCGCTGGTGATGGCTCTGGCGCGAGCGTAGCCCCCGAGGATGGCTTGATGGGTGTTGTGGGTTCCGCATCGGCGCCTCTTTGTGATGGGTTCGGTGACCTCGCCCGCGTCTTGCGTTCTGCTGCAGCTTGCTGAAGGTGCACAATGTACTTGGACGCACTCTTGGGCAAACCCTTTTCACCCACTTCTGGTCTGTAGTACTTTGCCGTGTGCA
The window above is part of the Ascochyta rabiei chromosome 1, complete sequence genome. Proteins encoded here:
- a CDS encoding Glycine hydroxymethyltransferase, producing the protein MPKDSRVSASFNTTCAVSAALYWLLCACIPSTNSLRHLVTLVERSQARAEAKILTTCHQTTATVQLSKQDHALKNARPTSSAQATQSLSLVLLTWKPASSVAHRAHPPLCACSPRLPYKATLQGYRLRAQNPPTMANTQIRRKDTTKGPPLRILSLDGGGVRGYSMLIILQELMHRTFVESEGRAPKRHEIPKPCEHFDLIAGTGTGGLIAIMLGRLRMDVETCKDVYVRMTRKVFETDKTFAGIPYRSTLFKASKLEEAIMECVREHTIYDDEGNDNHDGLASSADLGAPMTPGSALHQGRIHRSASNASRYSQIGMAPVNMRVAAMKWGNPHALLYDNREERTKTAVTAVYKGTKKAGTGQIWLRSYDSRKEPAVAPNATIWQAGRATAATALAFKPIQIGQSVFLDEGSGKFNPAPMVLDEAVGNEWPGREIGVFLSIGTGKRPDGTSTQEHLWWEGFVSGGIGDFAEARRRLISKIEGCEKTHKEMKDHLARRQVNPENYYRLNVNVGVGEFGMNEWNALSEISTNTRMYLAEKDVQGMSLDAAAKIARIHRAKLRWERAERGQNPLAAASPPPSKPLPTIPDPIGFAVELPAEELTPEYMSTMQQSDLRPAPLQPHRPQHQDNDKYLVVSSDEFPQPVGSINDMPPRHSGELVSPGRTSDEQFSTDRPMSYAGSPRISYEPPPRPPKTPLQDGKAPPPLSAHPAFRTSPSHRTSPPPGGAFARPPPGAPLPYPDDDGPPPVVNKASKPEYTR
- a CDS encoding Allantoicase, producing the protein MAVRFIPADQIDETFKSKYTDLISAPLGSKIVSFSDEWFAAASNLTTKTAPISRPGVFVHSGAWYDGWETRRHNSAPFDWVVIRLGTASGRVAGVEVDTAFFNGNHAPEIAVEATFADSDEDVKTEAYAAWEPVLAKQECGPSQRHGWLLPAVTDKAYTHVRLLMYPDGGIARFRLYGHAVPVFPAAASAVFELSATVSGGVATSCSDQHFGTKDNLLLPGRGHDMGDGWETKRTRGDHVDWVIVRLGCSGQIDHLVVDTAHFRGNFPQRVQVFAGRFDADPAHDDGAWVEVLAPQKSAPDVEMEYRAELANVQGQTYSHAKLVIIPDGGVKRFRVFGRRA